In Capricornis sumatraensis isolate serow.1 chromosome 2, serow.2, whole genome shotgun sequence, the DNA window AAATTCTCAAGATATCTGAGGTCTTCATTATATTCTCAACATTTAATTTTCTAGGGATCATACCTTCCCTTCTAcatctgaattttcttttaaaaacatgtttctaAGCATTTCAATCAGAAGTACTAACATACCACTGATATTCCCTTGATGCTAATTTTTAAGGTAAAGGCATTTTACCAAACTTAAAAAATAGGTTGCAACCTCATTATTGAAAAGTATGATCcaaaagaaaatagaacaaatagGGTGGAgcaatcctttatttttagactcTCTCACAAAGGGGTTTTTAGTACATAGAGTTTCCAGTGGAGAAGAGAGAACGTGAGAATCAGTCTCCAGCCACTGGCAGCTGCTCGGCTCAGGGCCGAAGATCCTCCTGGCCCGAGTGGTGAGGTGGAGGTGTGTACTTCCCTTCCTTGATTAGCTTATCCCGCTGTCTCTTGATGGCATTCAGACGTTTCATCTGTCAAAGgaggaaaatatttaaactcGGAGGGAGATACGCACCAGAAAGTGAGCACTGGAGAAGCTGAATACAAAACTGGTTTCCTTTTTAAACTATGGAAGCTTTTCATCCTGGAGGGCCTCTGAGATAAATCTCATCTTTAAAGAatcaatttctgctgtatataTAATAATACCTCCTTGAAAACGGGTAACTGGTATGTTCCTATTATATAGAGGAATAtaagcatttataaaaataatagagatACAGCAGCTTTAAGAGGTATACTTGTGCAtgctaaaatctttaaaaatatgaaaagctgACATCACCTCACACATATGCTGGTGACTGCTCACTAGGTATGAATGAAGCAGAAACAGGCCAATGAGGTCTGTGGGCCGCATTGAAAGACCTGCTATGTGCTCAGCCAGTAGTCGCTCAGAGAGGCAGGGCCTTGAGTTCTGCCTTTTCCCCTCAGCAGGACGTGCCCTACGGATGAAAATCAAGCTATCCAAGACTGTGTGAGAGCTGCAATTAACGGATTCtgggacatggaaaacagacttaCCAATCCTGAATGCACTATTCCTTGGCTCAAAACCCAATGGCTTTCATCTTACTGAGAGGAAAAGCTGAATCCTTCCCTAGAAGGACTTATAAGACCCTTCTCTTATGTCTTTAATATCTTCCTCCAGCTCTCTCTGCTCCAACTCAGAGACCCTTCCATTCGCTGCTTCCTCCCTCAAGTGTACGTGGTTCACAATCTCcaagtctctgctcaaatgttTTCTATCCTTGAGCTCTTTTAGGAGCACTCCACTGAAGCACAGAGCAACCATACCAGTGCTTCCTATCCTTCTGTTTATTTTCCCCACTGCACTTACCAACACCTGACACGCTATTTCTTAccttgtttgtagattttctgtatcccacccccaacccttgcCCCACGAATGAGTTCCGTTAGGGCAGGGACTTTTTGCTGTTTTGCTTACTGCTATATTCCCAGTACCTGGAATAGTTCCTGACATAATAGGTGATCCAAAAAATACTTTTTGAGTGAATGACTAGGTTTTCACAAAGGCATGAAGGGGCAGTACATTCAATTAAACATCCCATTAACTTTAAAGAATGAGGACGTAACTTCAGTAGAAAAAAACTTTAGGTATTCCCAATACTAAAcattaaccatttaaaaaactgtattctTAACATTTCTCTAGTAAAGAATTTCCCAACATAAAACTAGTTATGGTTGAGGTATCATACAGCCGTTATGTCAAATGTCTCTCCCAGCTAGAACCAATCATGACTTGGTGTTCTGAATATAAGCACAGGGTCTAGAATCAGCACTGCCAGGTTCCAATGCTATTTCCACCTCTTACTGGGCTATGTGACCTTAGGTAATGGACTTAATATTTCCTTGCTTCAATGTTTTAATCATACAGTGGGGAAAATAATTCTATAGCATCTCATAGGAGATTATTGCAAGAAATATAGGTACTATTACATTCTAAGAACTTAGAAAAGTGTTTGATTCTAATTCTTTGATTCACTAACATCTTCACTTAGATGACCTCTAAAATGGTAACATCTCTCTTCAGAAATTCACAGGATGAGGAAGTGACCTTAGAGCAACACTATATttccagataaggaaaccaagatTAGATGGGAAAGACTTTCTTGAAGTCACAAAACTAGTGGTGGTAAAACCAGCATCAAAATCCAGCTCTCCCAACTCCCAATCTAATATTCTTTCCACCTCATCACACTGTCTCTTCTTGGtgtaaattttccataataaatcaAGTGTTAATCTGAGCAAGGAATAAGTGGGGAGAGAAgtggggagagaagaagagaagttatgacatCCTGCGAACTAATTAGCTGGTTGGTGGCCAGCCACCACCCACTCCTTGTCTACCACAGTATCACTCAATGATCAATATTCTTCCAGAGAACATGACAAATTATTACCTGACAACCATTTATTCCTTCCAAATTTGGCTTTACTTCACCCAAATGCCAATAGCAGATTATAAAAGACAAGCTATTTTAAAATGGATACAGATAACTTTAGAGATACATTTAACTGAAAATCTAAATTGTATTCCTGAATCCCAAGGAGCtgacagtaataaaaataattatatgttaTATGTGGAGCACAGAATTAGGCAAAATGACAGCCCATAGCTAAAGATTTCTTCTCTAAAGGCGAACAGGACCCTATATGTTATGCAGTTCATTCAACTCTTGAGGAGGTAAACACTATGCTACTAACACTTTTTCCCCTGTATTTTCGGTCAGGATCACCTAAAACAATCTCATTAACACCTCCATCTTCTGCAGAGTAGAAATCTAGAGGTTGTTTTGTTAGGTTCAGTGTAATAGAGCTACAGGATTTTAACCTCTTCCCCAGTGAGGGTTCAatgaatttgaaatatatttgccCAAACATTTTCAAGGACAAACACCCAAGACTAGTTGATACTCTTTACTTTCCAGCCTACGCAAAAATGGAAGTCTACGTATGCAATTTCTAACCTGATGGCTGCAGCAGGGTACAATGCTAAGGAAAATATTGGGTTTGCCAAAAAGTTTGATGGGAAAACcctaatgaactttttggccaacccaatatgtgaGACTATGAGGAAGAACACTGAACAGGTTAACACAGTTAACTTCCTTGACATGGTACCTAAGTAGAGAAGGTATTTCACACAAAATTTTGCCAATTCACATGGGGCAAGCCAATGCCCAGTGATCAGTTAGAAGTATTTAAAAGTAGCTCTAGAGAAACAAGGAAGTAATTCCATTCCCATCTTCATCACTTCCTCACCGTTTTCTGTCGAAGCAGACATTCTCTGAAATCCTCAAATTCTATTTTGCACTCCTTCTCTGCTCGGATACTACCGATTCCATGTGCACACTCTATCCATTCTTTCTCAAAAGCATGGCATCGAGCTGGAATCCTGTGAGGCTGCTCAGCACTCTGGATTGTCATCCAGTGGTCTAAGTCAACACCCAGCTTTTTCTGCACATCAAAGAACGGCATGGCTGaagtggaaggggaaaaaaaggaatgccATAAAGTTGCAGTCAAAAGAGAAATTTCTGAGAAAAATGAGATAATTATGACAAACCACCCTCTAGAAAGATATTTTGTACCAGTCCCCCAATTTCTTCTCCCCAAACTTTTTCATTACACAAGTTCTTCCAGTTCATGGTAGATAAGCAATTTTCATGCTTTCACAAAACTCACACTCCAGGAAAAGGGAACTTGAACCAAAAAACAATGCATTAAAAATCCTCTATATTGATAAGGTCATTTTAATCAAAAGTTAAAAAGTGtgttttattgaattttcaaaatatatgttatttatttggcagtgcagggtcttagttgcagcatgcagtatCTTTAGCTGCCGCAGGCGAACTGGGctctagtttcctaaccaggaattgaacccaggccctgcattgggagtgtagagtctAAGCTACTGGACCACTAAAGAAGTCCTTGTATTGAATATTTTGATTCAGTAATCCCAATGCTTTGAGATAGATCtgaagaaataactgaaataaaaaagcacagcataaaaacatttctttccacTTTTCGATCCATAATAACTTAAGAAGCCATCTTGAAGCGGGAATGTCATCCTGTGTTAGCATAGCATCAGCTCGTAGACCTTTCATAGTACCTTGCATGTCCCTGTAATATACTATTCATATGCACATCTCCCTTTTGAACAACTTTGAGGATAGGGACCAGTCAGGTAGGAGCTCAATaattgttgggggaaaaaaaaagaaattcaaacaaCTTAAAAGTGCAAGAATAGAGAAAGTGtttgtctctcagtcatgtccccacTCTTTtccacaccatggactgtagcccacccggctcctccgtccatggaattctccaggcgagaatactagagttggttgccatgcccttccaggggatcttcccaacctagggatcgaatccggggcttctgcatttcaggcagattctttaccgtcttcGCCACCAGTGAAGTAAgagaaatgaataattaaatcCAGTACCCATCTGGTAGACAATGGTGGGGGGAGGATAATACAcatgaaatatacattttaatgtttaatgaaaaaaaggagggggttacagtaatgtaaaaaaaaaaaaacttcaaaagaagACTGAAAGGAAGCACAAAAAAAGGTCAACAGTTATGTTTATGAGTGGCAGGCTTACAGGTGAATGTAATTTTGAAGTTTTCTACCCAGTCATTTCTACCCAGATTGATAGTTTTCTTTCAGTCATTTACTGAGTAATAATGTTCCAGTCACTGGGATGCGGGTGGTGGGGAGCAGCTGCAACCTAAGCACTAGCATAGGACACACAGAGGGAGCTGGGAGTCAACGGGCGACCACAAGACGTAAGGAGGAAGCACCTATTCTGTCCGGGAAACTGGGAAAATGCCTTTAAGATGGGTGGCGTTTGATACGGATCAAGGCCAGGTCGGTGACAGAGTATTCCATTGGGGCACACGCTGCACGAGTTACAGCCGGTGTGCTGGGTTATGTCTGGGGTACACTGAGCACCCAGACGCGGCTGGAGCGCAGAGTGCACGTCGGGAAGAACGCAAAGAGCTTTAGAGGTTGGCAGGGCCTAAATCCCGCAAGGCCACTcagcaaactgggaaaggaatgtgGACTTCAGGTTAAGAAACAAAAGGCCAAGTATGAGTCTGTCAGAAAGTTAAGTCAACCTGGAAAAAGAGCCGAGACAGACGCGCTCTACAGGCTTCAGTGACATAGGCTgtgtggaccaaggagcctgggaaAGCAGAAAATATGGCCAGGAGAAAGGTTATCCACCCAGCAAGCCAAGAGGAAATCTGTTAAAGAGCTCTCGGAAGGACGCGCTTTAGGCGCTATCGCCCAGCGGACACACACAGCCCCTACCGTCCGGCTGCTGTGTCCTTTTCTCCTCGCTGGCCGCCTCTCCTAGACGATTCTCAGGCGACAAGGAGGCCTGCCGCAAAGGAAGCCCGCTGCGCGACTCTTGCAGCGCGACGCCGGGAGCCGACCTGCCTTCCGCCGTAGCGCCCCGGAACCATAGAGACCAAGCCCATCTGTCTGCGCCTGCGCGGCCGTCTGAGTTGACCTCCAGAGACTGCGAACGAGCGGACCTTGCCCAGATAACCGCGTGAGAGGCATCCCCAGGGTTTAGTGATTTCCTGCTGCTTCCTCCTTCAGTTCCTGGGACTCTCACCACAGCTATGATTGGTGAGGGACTTGACCAAGGAAACCCTCTTCATCCCCTTCCAGGGGAGGTTAAGCTCATGGAGTGTGAACACACCCAGGGTGGGTTCCAGTTCTTGCTCCGCCACTTGTGTGTCACCTGGCAAAATTTCTTAACCTCACTATGTTTCTGTTTCATCTAagataaaaataatcttaaaagataaaaatacagtGTATAGGGTTGCTTGGGGGATTAAATGAGTTCTATTAAAGCACTGGGTTTCCCAGGTtgccttagtggtaaagaacccgcctgccaatgcaggagatgtaagagaagagggttcgatccctgggtcaggaagatcctctatggcaacccactccaatattcttgcctgaagaattccatggacagaggagcctggctagttACGGCCCATagagtctcaagagtcggacaggatttagcgagtaaaccaccaccaaaccACTGAGGCGTTTCCTAGCACGTGGAAGGCACTCTAAGACAATCGCAgttctttgtgtctcagttttTAAAGTTTGCAGATTCTGGAGAGTCGTCAGAGACCATGCCCCTCTGTTTCCGAACCTCCAGAGGTTCCCCTTGATTACAGCAGGAGCCCCAAATTCACTGGAGACAGAAGGTTTTGTTGATGCAGATGGGGGTAGAGGGGCCGAGTCAGTCAGCAGGTGCATGAGGCCCAGGGGTAGGTTAGGGCACATTGATCTTACTAGGATTCAGTGGCTTCTTCCCTGTGGAAGAGAGAGCATCTTGAGGGCGGAGCAATTTGAAGAGCAGTGAGGGAGAGGTTAGGTTCTGCCGAGCCCTCTGGAGAGAAGGCACCAGGACAGGCAGCAATATCTGTGTGGAAAACTAGGTCAACTGGTGAGTAGGGGGAAATGgggaggcttcttggaggaggggtCCGACTTTGACCTGGGTGAGCTCTCAAGAATACTTGGTGTTTCCAAGCAGAATGGGGCAGGGCCCAAAGCCCCTTTTCCTGTGGGTCCCCCTTAAGGGGAAAAAGACATTTGGGGACCCCATAAGCAAGGGGGTGCCAGAATTAGTCCTTAAGGCATGGCTGGGGGCAGACGAGGCACTGAGACACAAAGGCGCAACCGGTGGAGGGTCAGGGGCAGCCTCCAAGCTGGGTGCCAGGTCACAGGAGGATGCAGGACTGCCCATGGTTGATCGGCACGGTGTTGAGCACTGCCGGACGGCCTCGGTAAACACTTCCTTGACGCCATCCTGCTGCAGGGCCAAGCACAGCTTGGATCTGCTGGGCCACCACCTGGCCCAGCTCCTTCAGGCGCCTTTAGGGTGTCAGGTCCTTCTTGGTGCCCACCAAGAGGATGGGCACCTCGGGGCAGTGCTGGCACACCTCTGAATGCCACTTGTGCTGCACATTCTCATAGGAAGGCAGATGACaatggagaagcagatgacaaaCATGTTGGTCTGAGGGCAGGAGAGTGCGGAGGTGATCATACTCCTCCTGGCCTGCTGTTCCTCCCGTCAACTGCACTCCGGGCATATAGTTGTTGAACACTGGGGGTGTACTCCTTGGGGAAGGCGTTGCTTGTGTAGCGTGTTTTGACCACAGCCCCTTCACTTAGCACCACACGCCTGATGCTCTGCGTGGTGGGTGCAAGGTGCTGTGGTGGAGACTAtgcctctttccttttctgagtCCTCCTGGATCAGTGACCTTATGCCCTCCCCAAGGCAGGGAAGATGGGGGTGGCGGCAGTGGCTCTGGactgaagatttctttttcttttaagcgATGAGCTCTCAAAACTGTTAGAGAAGTCCATTGTTCCAAACTTCCCAGGCTCATTGTCCAAAACTGCCTAATGCCCCGACCGAGAGCTTGCTCTTCCGTGTATTCCAGGAATATCCTGTGATCCAATCTCTCTCtcccttgttttcttctttccttggaAGGATACTGATTCCTACTGATTCCGCCCTCCCCCGCTTCCATTTCTGCATGCCAAATTCCTGTTCTGCTTCAGGACTTTTGCATAGGTTTTT includes these proteins:
- the NDUFS5 gene encoding NADH dehydrogenase [ubiquinone] iron-sulfur protein 5 → MPFFDVQKKLGVDLDHWMTIQSAEQPHRIPARCHAFEKEWIECAHGIGSIRAEKECKIEFEDFRECLLRQKTMKRLNAIKRQRDKLIKEGKYTPPPHHSGQEDLRP